In Desulfobulbaceae bacterium, the DNA window TAGGTAGGCCGCTGCAATATTCCTGAAATTGAAACAGCGCACGCATCAACTACCTGGATAGAGTGATAAGCAGTGCAAGGCTCACCACCTTCAAGGGGTGTATATGAAACTTTAATTTCAACTTCGCCAGCCTGGTCTCCCGTGAATAGTACGGCATCTCCAGTACCAGAGATTGAACCAGAGCCCGAATTCACACTCCATTCATAGGTTCCGCCCAAAGAATCAGCGGAAGCGGCAAGAGTGACCGGTGCTCCAATTTCTGACTCAGCGGGCCCACTGATACCAACCGTACACAAGCAAACCCACAGCCATTTAGTGTCTTTGCAGCTTTTGCCTTTGGGAGTTGTATAGGTGGAAGTGACTGTAATGTATTCAGAATACCCAACTTTATACCCAACAAGTGTCGCAGTCTCACCAAAGGCAGTCAAAGTCGGATTTCTTGACCACGAATACGAGCCTCCGACTGGTGTTCCGCTGGCCGACAAGCTAACAGTCTGATCGAGCTTAATAGTTTTCGGGGCTGTCAGTGTCACTTCGCACTCCCATCCCCACACTGAAACACCGAAACCAAGAGAAGAAACAAGAAAGACTAATGAAATAATTACCCGTTTCATAGCCCACCAATATCAAGTAGACGTTTGGCAGCGTTCTCCTTCCACTTGCCACCCCGAACTTTTCGGTAGGTCTCGGCCGCCTCACTCTTTTTATTTATTTTCTCATAGAGGCGTCCCAGCTTATATCTAGCATAATCAGCATCCACATCGTCGGCGAACTCTTCCACAAAACGGTTAAGCATCTCCTCGGCATTTTCATAATCCTCAGCTGCCTCATTAATTTCTGCCAGATTAAGATAAGTTCGAGACAGAAAATGATCCTCACGTTCTTTCTCTTTTTTGGACCGCAACCATGTCCTGCTGTTATTGCTTTGAGCTATTACAGAAGAACCCCTCTGCCGGGCAATATCAAACTTTCCAAGCTCAACTGCGTATTTTGCAATCAGCCAATTGGCCCTCATTGCAGTGAGGGTGAGAGGCTCTTTTTCAATCTCTTTGTTGGCAGCAGCAACACCGAGTGTAAACGTGGCATCGGCCAGTTCCCCAAAGCCTTTTCGGTGAAGATCTCTTGCCAGATTGAGCTGAGTTTCATAGTCAGTCACCTGATTGATGATATCGGCAAAAAGAGAAATCTTAATCTCCTGATCTTCAAGGTTTCCATCTCTCGACCAATGGGCATCAAGCAAACTTGAATATGCCTTAAGAGCAAAGAAATGCTTGTCCGGATACCGATCAATATACTTTGAATATTTGTTTATGGCAGTATCCCAGTCTTTGCTGCTCATAGCATCCCTGGCGCGTAGAAAAAGACTTTTTCTGCCCCAGACAGTTTCAGGAAAATTTGCGCTCAGGGTGTCAAAAATTTTCCTGCCGGTTTCCTTTTCACCCGAATTAAGAAAAGCAACTGCGAGTTTATAGGCGTTACCCGCTGACAATTTCTCAAACCCTTCGCCAGCTAACGTAGTCATTATTTTTTTACTGGCAGCCTTGTCCCCTTTCTTGTGAGAGGTTTTAAGAAGTTTTATGTAGGTGTTTATAAGCGTATGGATAAAGGGGGAGCTGGAAGTAAACTGCTCCTCAGCTGCAATCGCGTTGAGCAGTTCGAGGCCCTGCTCATCCCTACCATTGGTGAAATACAACAAGGCCAGTTTGTATTTATCGTTACTATCAAATTCTGGATCAGGATAGTTATCGGCTAAACTTGTCAGTAACTTTTCGACGGCCAAGTTATCACCTTTCGTTTTTAAAATATTGAAAAGTTTGGAATAGGCACGCAAAGTCACCTTGATGTTATACGGGTAATGACTGATTGCATGTTCAGTAACAATCAATTCAAGAATTGGCCGTGCATCTTCATCTCGGTTAAAATCAAGGTAGATTTCAGCCAGATTATACATATTTTTATGGCTGAACCCGCCGTTATTGAAGGTTGCCTTTAACATGGCAAGACGCCTGTTAAATTCAGCCTCATTACCAGTTTCGCGAAAAACCTCAAAAAGATCCGAATAAGCTGTCAGCAGGTTTTTGATGTAGTACTGCTTTTTTTTCTGGTATCTGGTGGATTTTGTGCCTTGAGTGGCAGGGTGGGTATCAATGTATTTTTCAAATAAGGCCTGGGCTTCTGCACTTCTGCCTTGATCAAGGGCAATATCCCCTTCCTTGAGCAGATAATATCCGTCAAAACCCCAAGCATATCCGGCCATTGTCACAAGAATGCCTGCGCTGCAAAAAGTACTGTAAATTATTTTGCGCAGTACAGTTGCTTGGGCGGCAATAACGGTGAATATGTGGTTCATTGCAGGCCCCTCTTCTCTTTTCTGCTTTTCAGAATTTCTTTCATCATTCTGACCAGATCAGGTGCCGAACTACTAGCAGTAACTGATTCGTTAAAATCAGCTCTGGCCTCAACTTCGGCCTCGTCGGTAATGGTTCGGATAAGACAGCACTTTACTTTGTTGCTGTAGCAGACCTGAGCGATTGCCGAGCCTCCCATGTCAACAGCGCTGGCCTTGAATTTTTCCATGAGCCATTTTTTTTTGTCCGAACTGGCAATGAATTGATCTCCAGAAACCAAAATACCTTCTGTTAAATTTCCCCAGATCTTCAGGCTTCTGTTAACTTCCAGTACTGACTTCACGAGAGAGCGATCAAGCACATTATAGGCATCCGCTTCTTGATTGTTTCGCACCGGAGTTTTGCTCCAGATAAAGCCATATGGCTTGATTGATCCAAAATCATGCTGATAAACTGTGGTGGCAACCACAACATCGCCTTTCTCAAGATTTCCAACAAGACTGCCCGCTGGAGATATGGAATAAACCGAATCAATAGAAAACTCCGAAAGCAGGACCTGGGCAGTAATGGCGTTATTAACTTTGCCCATTGGTGACCGAACCAAAACAATCTTCGTGCCACCCAAGCTGCCGGAATAAAATTCACGCCCGGCTTTCTGTTTTATTCCGGCATTAAAGTCTGCAGAGTTGTTGAACCCTTGAAGTGTTGAGTCTAGCGCAACAATAATACCTGTGTCTGCCCAACACGCAGATCTAACAACAAATACCAAAGAGCAGACTGCGACATACCTTGCAAAGCAGATCAATCTGCTTCAACCAGGCCAACTAAGCGCCTTAAAATCAGCAAGAAGCTTCTCACCGGCTTTATGGTTAACCATTTTCACAAAATTAATTTTGGCGGAAACTGATCTTTTAAAAGTATCCAGCGTATATTGCGAGGGCTCGGGATGACTCTTTTCCATTTGTGCCCATTTATATATTTCCTTGTTGATATCTTTGTGGCGGCAGTTATAGACAACAGCCCGTAATTTTCGGATCTCATTTTTGTCGATATTAGGTTTGATGTTCACAACAACCCCAGTAACCTTTTGGCGCGACCCACTTCGCATAATCCGCAGTTTGTTTTCATTCAGTTCATAACCTTCTTCCAGAACAATCTCTTTGAACAAGGGGAGCAGTCCGGCTAAATTGGTGTTGTTTGAGGAAACCGTCAAATCATCAGCATAACGCGAATACGAAAAGTCACATTTTTCACCTAGCCGGGCAAACCTCTTGTCGAGCCGTCGGCATAAAACGTTAGAAATAGCCGGGCTAGTTGGAGCGCCGGTGGCGAGCCTTCCTTTAAAGGTTGTCAGGTTGGTGAGTGTACTTGCCACGCCTTCGGGATATCCCAGGGAAAAAAACATCCCAAACACTCGTTTAGCTTTTGTTGATGGGAAAAAATCCTTAATATCCATTTTTATAAGTACTTTCTTGTCCGTGTGCCTTTGGGCGTTTGTGACGATGGAACGATTTTTCCGGAACCCTTCGGCATGGTTATTCAACGGAACCTTGATCAGCAGAAAATCAAGAATCTTTCTCTGCACCGTTTTCAGTTCCGCTTTTGGTGCCAGAATTTCGCGTTGGGCTCCATTTTTTTTTGCGGCAGAAAAACGGGTATAGTATTTTGGGGAATTTTGGGCCAATTCATCCATGGCCACGAGGGAAATGCCAAGAGTATCGGCAAGATGCTGCCTATTGAAAACACACGGAATCCCCCTGGTTTTCAATTCCAGAAAATAGGAGACCAGAAAATTAAGAGCTCTCGGGTCAGTCTCTTTATTCTTTTGCAGAAATCTTAAAAGATACGGGTGCTTGCCCGCTCGCTCCTTGACGTCATCCTGAAAAAAATTAACATCCCGATTATTTTCGAGGCGCATTCCAGCGTACGCAACAAGCAGATCAACCAACTCAGGATCAACATCGGCACGAAGATTTACCAATCGCAAATTCTTCAGATATTGTTCTTTCTCCCTGCAAAGTGCCATTGAACACCGAGTGAATTTGAAAAAATTTGACGCCGAGGCTTGTTTTTACTTAATTTACGACCGGCAGAAAGCTGCCGGTCGTGCGTAGCAAGTATCAGGAAGGCATAGCGTAACGCTATGCTAGACACTAAAATCAAAAGCCTCGGCGTCAAAATTTAAGTTTCGAAAGTACTAAATGTGGTTTTTCGGATTTTTTCAAGAATTCGTAAAAAGTCCGATTTAGGCCATTTTGCCCAATCTAACATTTTGAAATCATTAGGTCTTATTTTTAGTTTTCGACTTTTTACGAGACCATAATTTTTCATACCTTGAAAGGTCTCTATCAAAAAATGTCAGAATTTCATGCTTAAAAAGTACAATAAATACACCCACACCTTGGCAAATATTTGTAGAGATTAGATAGCAAGATAGATCCTTGCCCATGTTTTCTCTTTGTAATACTGATCTTTTCCGGTAAAATAGAAACCATCTGATCCGGAATGAAAAAAGAAGAACTGACCATGGCCCAGCATGACAACTCCTATAAGCTTCTCTTCTCCCACCCCGAAATGGTGGCTGATCTTTTGCGGGGTTTTGTTAAGGAGGATTGGATCCAGGAGGTGGATTTTGCCAGTCTCGAAAAGGTGAGCGGCAACTTTGTTAATGATGACAGAGTTATATCCAGACGACTGATAAATTATTGCCACCGGTTCTGCCAGTGGTTCTTTATAATGGTATCCCCAGATGGCAGGCCGCAGTTGATGTGTCAGAGCTGATTGCTCCGGCACCGGGCAGTCTGGTTCGCTACCGGCCTTCGATGCGCTACCTGATTCTCGATGAAGGAGCGCTTGACGAAACAGATCAGTTGGCCTTGCGCAACCTGGCAGCAGCGCTGTTTCGGATGGAGAAAAGCCGTAGTCCTCAGGCCATTCGCCAGTTGGTCAAGGCCTTAATCGATTGGTTGAAGGCGCCGGAACAGACTTCGTTGAGAAGGGCGTTTGCCGTGTGGATAAACCGGGTGCTGTTGCCAAACCGCATGCCCGGAATGGAGATCGAAGAAATACGAGACCTGCAGGAGGTGGAGAGTATGCTTGCCGAACGAGTTGCCGAATGGACTGGAGAATGGAAACAGCAGGGCCGAGCTGAAATGCTGCTGCGACAGATGCAGAAAAAATTTGGTGCAGCGCTAACCGATGAGCACCGAAAACGCGTAGCTGAAGCCGATGCCGATGCGCTCCTTGTGTGGATTGAGAATATTTTGACAGCCGAAACGCCTGATGAAGTCTTTCACTGAACCAATTTTTTGGTTAGTTGGGTGTCGGTAATTAAAAGGCACGAGTTTTGTGCCCCTTTATTTTCTTGAAGCGGCAAAGATGAGGCTTTGTTTGATCTCTTCGATGAAGGCTTTGTCTGTGATTTTTTGACCTTCCTGGTCGAGTACGTAAAAGACATCAACGACCTGATCTGACTGGGTAGCAATTTTGGCCCGGAAAATGTTGATCCGGAAGTCGGTCAGTGTTCTGCAGACGTTGTAGAGTATCCCTAATCTGTTTTCCGTGTAGACCTCCATAACTGTGAAAACTTCGGATGCGTCATTGTGTATCACAACTTTAGTCTGTTGGAGCTCTCTTGATGGTATCTTAGCTAATGGCAGGGTAACGTTGTTGAGGCGATACTCAAGGCCCAGGCGGTTTTTGAGGGCCTGGGAAAGGTCGGTTGTGAAGGATTTCCAGTTCTGGTCGGCATGGGCTTGCTCATAAACGGAACGTACATCGAGACTGTCAACGGCAATACCGTTTGACCAGGTGAAAACCTGAGCTGCAAGAAGTTCTAGACTGTTTAGTGCTGTAACCCCGCATATTTTCGTGAGCAGGCCCGGGCGGTCTTTTGTTATGATGAGAATTGTCCAGTGATCAGTTTTGTCTTTGGGGATAACTGTGACGCTATCTGTGACAACCTGGCTGTGCCGAATGTGTTCAGCGATTTGGGCGGGGGGGAAATTTAGCAAATAGTCGTCCGGCAGGTCATTGAGCTGTATTGGGCATTGATTGTCAAACTCGGAGGTGATTTTGTCCCGGATCCAGTCAATGCCTAAGCTTGAATTTTCTCCGGGCCCTTCTTTCTGGTCTAAAACCAGGGCGATTTTTAGATAGAGGTCGAGTAGAAGGGTGTTTTTCCAGTCATTCCAGACAGTTGGGCCAGTTGCCATGGCATCTGCAATTGACAGGAGTATGAGTGCTGCGAGTTCTTCCAGCGAAGAAAATTTTTTGGCACAACTCTTTATAAAGGCAGCGTCTTCCAAGTCTCTACGCAAAGCGGTGTCGGTCAGGAACAGGTGGTTTCTTACCGTGAACTCAAGCAGGGCAATCTCTTCCGCAGCAAGACCAAGTCGGCTGCCAATCTGTGCGGCCAGTTTAGCGCCCTTGTCTGAATGGTTAGTGTCGTAGCCTTTACCAATGTCATGAAGCAGGGCCGCCAGAAATAGAACTTGTGGTGAGGTCAGTAGCGAGTAAATATTCTGATGGGTGTCTATGACCTGATGGAGAACCTGGACGGTCTGTAAGAGATGATGGTCAACTGTGTAGACATGATAGATGTCATGTTGAGCGAGAGAGATCAGATGGCCGAATTCTGGAATGTAGGCTGCCAGAAAGCCCGTTTCGAGCATCGCCTCCAGGATTGAACCAGTGTTTTTCTGCTGTTGAATAATCGTGAGAAACTGCTTCGCAATGCTGGGGTCTGTTCTGAACTCATCGTTAATACGATCCAGGTTTTCAGCAATAGCTTTTCGTGCTTGATGATGGACCTGGACGCCGGATTTAGCGGCTAATGAAAAAATCTGCATCATCGTTCGAGGTGAACTGCTGATCAATTCAGGGCTAGATAGGTGAATGCGCTCATTTCTCTCGACGATTCCAGGGGCCAGGACTTTATATTTTTCTTTGCTGAAAAAGCCCGGCTTTTTGGCGAGGACTTCGTCAACATGTTCAAAAAAGAGGTCTGAAGTTACTGCGACAGTTTGCAGATGGCCATAAACCTTGCGCATGAAGTGCTCAACGCCCATTAGGCCTTGTGAAGGCCGGAAGTTAAAGGCTTTGGCGATTTCTTCCTGGTGCTCAAAGAACAACTGGTCAGTCCGTCTCCCGGTAATGTAGTGCAGGCGGTTACGTATTTTGATCAGGTGGTCCCAGGCCTCAACAAATCTATCGTGTTCAGGCTGAGAAAGTATGCCTGAGTCGCAGAGCGAGGCAACGTCCTTTAAACCAAAGACCACTTTAGAGGTCCACAATACGGCCTGAATATCGCGTAAACCACCACGGCTTTCCTTGATCTGTGGCTCAAGCATGTAGCTGTGTTGGCCAAAGTGTCTGTGGCGCTCATCACGATGGCGGGTCATCTCCTCAAAAAACTCTCTGCGTTTGCCGTCAATGAATTTTTTGCGGAATTTATTCTGGAGCTGGCTGAAAAGAGCAACATCGCCAGAAATGAAGCGGGCATCGAGAAAGGCCACCTGGAAGAAGAAATCCTTGGCGGCATCGTTTAAACAATCTTTGATAGTACGAACACTATGGCCAACATCAAGACCTGCGTCCCAGAGGGGGTAGAAAAGGGCTTCGGCCACAGAGTTAAGCTTGTCGGATACCGATTTTTCGTGAAGCAGGAGTAGGTCGATATCGGAGAAGGGAAATAGCTCACCCCTGCCGTACCCACCCACAGCAATGAGGGTCATGCCGCTCTTGGTTTCGGCGCAATCCGAAAATTTTTGCGCTAGATGGGTGTCGATCAGATGGGTATGCTCTTTAAGGAGAGCTTGACCGCTGAGGCCTTGCCGCCAGAGAACTTCCAGAATTTCCCGGCGGGTTTTGAGGCCGTGGAGAGGGTTTTCGGATTTCGGATTTTTGATTTCGGATTTCGGCGGTATGATATCGTACCTCTGTCGGGCTTAAAGTTATGTGTATAGGTCAATTGGTCAGAAAGTACTTCTCTTTGCGGAAATCCGATATCAGAATTCCAAGTAGGTTATATGGCGTCCCTGCCTTTTTCTCCGGTTCGGACGCGTACAACCTCTTCTACAGGAAGAACAAAAATTTTGCCATCACCTATTTTCCCTGTCAGAGCAGCCTGGCGAATACAATCGACAACTTTGTCTACCTGGTCAGCATTTACAATGATCTCAAGTTTCATTTTAGGCCTGAAGTCAACGACGTATTCAGCGCCGCGATAAATTTCTTTGTGGCCTTTTTGGCGGCCGTAGCCCTTCACTTCAGTCAAGGTCATACCGTTTATGCCGATTTTGTTTAAGGCATCTTTAACATCATCAAGCTTGAAAGGTTTGATAATTGCTTCAATTTTTTTCATGAATAATCTCCATTCGTTAAGAACTATAGGCAGATTCACTATGTTCGGAAAGGTCAAGGCCTGTCACTTCCGCTTCATCAGAGAGCCGCAGGCCCATGACGGAATCAATTACCTTGAGTAGGATCCAACTTACCACAAAAGCATACGCTCCGACAACAGCTACGCCAAAAAGTTGAGAGCCCAAAAAAGCAGCATTCCCGGCAAAAAGTCCATCTGCGCCTCCTGGGTTGACGGCCTTTGAGGCAAACAGGCCAAGGCAGAGGGTGCCAACCAGGCCACCGACCCCATGGATCCCAATAACGTCCAGGCTGTCATCCAGGCCGATTTTGCCCTTCAGGTTAACAGCAGTGTAACAAGCGATACCAGCAATCATGCCGATTAGTATTGCTGAAATCGGGCTGATAAATCCTGCTGCCGGGGTGACGGTTGCCAGCCCGGCAATTGCTCCGGAGGCGGCGCCAAGTGTGGTGGGTTTGTCGTGATGCACCCATTCTACAATGGTCCACATAGCCATTCCGGCCATTCCCGCCAGATGGGTTGAGACAAAGGCTGTGGCGGCAATGCCGTCAGCAGCCAAGGCGCTGCCTGCATTAAAGCCAAACCAGCCAAACCAGAGTAAGCCTGTGCCAATAACTGTCATTGGAAGATTGTGGGGCATGAAGGAGTGGCGGCCAAAGCCTTTTCGTGGTCCGATGACTAAAACTGCGGCAAGCGCAGCCATGCCGGAGGTGAGATGGACAACTAAGCCGCCGGCAAAATCTAAAACACCCTTTTGGGCAAGCCAGCCGCCTGAGCCCCAGATCCAGTGACAAACCGGGTTGTAAACAAGAATAGACCACAGAAGGGCAAAAATAATAAATGGCGCAAACTTCACACGTTCGGCAAAGGCGCCGGTAATGAGCGCTGGGGTGATGATTGCAAACATGCACTGGTAGATCATGAAAACGTTTTGAGGGATGGTAGTCGCATAGGTCTGGCTGGGTGCGGAGCCAACAGAATTGAGACCAAGCCATGACAGGTCACCGATAATACCGCTAATGTCTGGGCCAAAAGACATGGAATAGCCAATGATGACCCACTGCACGCTGATAACTGAGATCATGATCAGGCTTTGCATGAATGTACCCAAAACGTTTTTGCTTCTCACCATTCCTCCATAAAAAAGGGCCAAACCCGGTGTCATCAATAGTACCAGGCCTGCAGCGGCTAGAATAAATGCGGTGTCTCCAGCGTTGATCATTTTGTTCTCCTGTCTGTGGGGGTAAGTTTATTGGTTGAAAATGTATTTGTTCTGTCGCTTTGTGCCGGCACTAAGGGGGCTGTAAAGTTCGAGAAAAATAGACGAATTCTGTGGCCCAATCAGGATGTCGACACTTGCCGTATTCTTAGCAATAATTGGTCCGTTATCTGATCTGCCTACTAATATGCCGATAATATTACGTTTATTTGGTTTGCGCTGGTGTCTTAGCTGTGCGATCTACCAACAAATTTGTGTATTTTAAATAGTATTCAAACGAAATTGTAATATAATTGTTGTTGCGCGGGAGGTAATTAGTTTGGTTTTTGAAGGTTGCCGAGCTGTGGATAGGGTGTCGAAGGGAGTGTCACGAGATGATGAGCGTTGCGGTAGTGTTAGTATCTTTAAGGAAAAATACAAATATGTAATAAGAAATCAGAGGATTTGGTACCGTTCAAAAACGATTGAAGAAAGAGGGATGTCGGGAAGTTGCTTATTGATCCAGGCACGAAGGCTTCGGTTCATTTCTCCTCGAGAAAGGGTGAATTTCTGTAAGTCAGCATAAGGGCGATTGTTGAAGAATTGAAAAATAGTTTCCCTGACCAGAAGTTCTTTGTCATTGGGAATAACATCCTCTTTGGCCATAAGAAGAACCAAGGTGAGGTCGATTGCTAAAAGTGCCGGTGATTTTAGCTCGTCATTAAATGATGAAATTAGAAAGGATGGAAGTTGCCAGCGCTTGCGGACTTTCTCCGCTGGAATCTCCTTCGCGGCAATTTGCTTTTCGTTTTCGGTAGGCGCATTTAGCGCGGTCTGGGCTTGATCTGTACCGTGTTGTTGGTCTGCAGCTGGAAGATCTTGTTTGATTTCTTCCGTGCTTGCCGGGTCTGTTGTTTGCGGATCAGTATCGGTTAATTCTGGTGAAGGCTGCGGGCGTAAGAGGAGAGCTATAATGATAATTATGGGCAGGCATAAAGCGGGGATGCGAAATTTAAGCGGGAGCGCGAGAAGGCGGTCGAGCAGGGTGAAAAGTTTGCCGAGACCGGAAAGCGGGGCGACCTTTTCTTTCTTAAGGTCTTTTGCTGTAGACGAGGTTTCTTCGTGCCCGACTGAGGTCTCATCGTCGAAGGAATCATCCTCCAGAAAGAACTCACTGCTAGCCTCTTCGTCAGGAGAAAACATAAAGTCTTCTGCCTGAAAGGCCTCACCCCAATCGTCACCGATATCACTGTTGAAGATCGTCTCTTCAGTTTTTCCCTGTCCTTTGTTGGGTTCAGGC includes these proteins:
- a CDS encoding tetratricopeptide repeat protein; this encodes MNHIFTVIAAQATVLRKIIYSTFCSAGILVTMAGYAWGFDGYYLLKEGDIALDQGRSAEAQALFEKYIDTHPATQGTKSTRYQKKKQYYIKNLLTAYSDLFEVFRETGNEAEFNRRLAMLKATFNNGGFSHKNMYNLAEIYLDFNRDEDARPILELIVTEHAISHYPYNIKVTLRAYSKLFNILKTKGDNLAVEKLLTSLADNYPDPEFDSNDKYKLALLYFTNGRDEQGLELLNAIAAEEQFTSSSPFIHTLINTYIKLLKTSHKKGDKAASKKIMTTLAGEGFEKLSAGNAYKLAVAFLNSGEKETGRKIFDTLSANFPETVWGRKSLFLRARDAMSSKDWDTAINKYSKYIDRYPDKHFFALKAYSSLLDAHWSRDGNLEDQEIKISLFADIINQVTDYETQLNLARDLHRKGFGELADATFTLGVAAANKEIEKEPLTLTAMRANWLIAKYAVELGKFDIARQRGSSVIAQSNNSRTWLRSKKEKEREDHFLSRTYLNLAEINEAAEDYENAEEMLNRFVEEFADDVDADYARYKLGRLYEKINKKSEAAETYRKVRGGKWKENAAKRLLDIGGL
- the mtnN gene encoding 5'-methylthioadenosine/S-adenosylhomocysteine nucleosidase is translated as MICFARYVAVCSLVFVVRSACWADTGIIVALDSTLQGFNNSADFNAGIKQKAGREFYSGSLGGTKIVLVRSPMGKVNNAITAQVLLSEFSIDSVYSISPAGSLVGNLEKGDVVVATTVYQHDFGSIKPYGFIWSKTPVRNNQEADAYNVLDRSLVKSVLEVNRSLKIWGNLTEGILVSGDQFIASSDKKKWLMEKFKASAVDMGGSAIAQVCYSNKVKCCLIRTITDEAEVEARADFNESVTASSSAPDLVRMMKEILKSRKEKRGLQ
- a CDS encoding RNA-directed DNA polymerase, with protein sequence MALCREKEQYLKNLRLVNLRADVDPELVDLLVAYAGMRLENNRDVNFFQDDVKERAGKHPYLLRFLQKNKETDPRALNFLVSYFLELKTRGIPCVFNRQHLADTLGISLVAMDELAQNSPKYYTRFSAAKKNGAQREILAPKAELKTVQRKILDFLLIKVPLNNHAEGFRKNRSIVTNAQRHTDKKVLIKMDIKDFFPSTKAKRVFGMFFSLGYPEGVASTLTNLTTFKGRLATGAPTSPAISNVLCRRLDKRFARLGEKCDFSYSRYADDLTVSSNNTNLAGLLPLFKEIVLEEGYELNENKLRIMRSGSRQKVTGVVVNIKPNIDKNEIRKLRAVVYNCRHKDINKEIYKWAQMEKSHPEPSQYTLDTFKRSVSAKINFVKMVNHKAGEKLLADFKALSWPG
- the glnD gene encoding [protein-PII] uridylyltransferase; its protein translation is MIPPKSEIKNPKSENPLHGLKTRREILEVLWRQGLSGQALLKEHTHLIDTHLAQKFSDCAETKSGMTLIAVGGYGRGELFPFSDIDLLLLHEKSVSDKLNSVAEALFYPLWDAGLDVGHSVRTIKDCLNDAAKDFFFQVAFLDARFISGDVALFSQLQNKFRKKFIDGKRREFFEEMTRHRDERHRHFGQHSYMLEPQIKESRGGLRDIQAVLWTSKVVFGLKDVASLCDSGILSQPEHDRFVEAWDHLIKIRNRLHYITGRRTDQLFFEHQEEIAKAFNFRPSQGLMGVEHFMRKVYGHLQTVAVTSDLFFEHVDEVLAKKPGFFSKEKYKVLAPGIVERNERIHLSSPELISSSPRTMMQIFSLAAKSGVQVHHQARKAIAENLDRINDEFRTDPSIAKQFLTIIQQQKNTGSILEAMLETGFLAAYIPEFGHLISLAQHDIYHVYTVDHHLLQTVQVLHQVIDTHQNIYSLLTSPQVLFLAALLHDIGKGYDTNHSDKGAKLAAQIGSRLGLAAEEIALLEFTVRNHLFLTDTALRRDLEDAAFIKSCAKKFSSLEELAALILLSIADAMATGPTVWNDWKNTLLLDLYLKIALVLDQKEGPGENSSLGIDWIRDKITSEFDNQCPIQLNDLPDDYLLNFPPAQIAEHIRHSQVVTDSVTVIPKDKTDHWTILIITKDRPGLLTKICGVTALNSLELLAAQVFTWSNGIAVDSLDVRSVYEQAHADQNWKSFTTDLSQALKNRLGLEYRLNNVTLPLAKIPSRELQQTKVVIHNDASEVFTVMEVYTENRLGILYNVCRTLTDFRINIFRAKIATQSDQVVDVFYVLDQEGQKITDKAFIEEIKQSLIFAASRK
- a CDS encoding P-II family nitrogen regulator, encoding MKKIEAIIKPFKLDDVKDALNKIGINGMTLTEVKGYGRQKGHKEIYRGAEYVVDFRPKMKLEIIVNADQVDKVVDCIRQAALTGKIGDGKIFVLPVEEVVRVRTGEKGRDAI
- a CDS encoding ammonium transporter; the protein is MINAGDTAFILAAAGLVLLMTPGLALFYGGMVRSKNVLGTFMQSLIMISVISVQWVIIGYSMSFGPDISGIIGDLSWLGLNSVGSAPSQTYATTIPQNVFMIYQCMFAIITPALITGAFAERVKFAPFIIFALLWSILVYNPVCHWIWGSGGWLAQKGVLDFAGGLVVHLTSGMAALAAVLVIGPRKGFGRHSFMPHNLPMTVIGTGLLWFGWFGFNAGSALAADGIAATAFVSTHLAGMAGMAMWTIVEWVHHDKPTTLGAASGAIAGLATVTPAAGFISPISAILIGMIAGIACYTAVNLKGKIGLDDSLDVIGIHGVGGLVGTLCLGLFASKAVNPGGADGLFAGNAAFLGSQLFGVAVVGAYAFVVSWILLKVIDSVMGLRLSDEAEVTGLDLSEHSESAYSS